Proteins from one Megalopta genalis isolate 19385.01 chromosome 1, iyMegGena1_principal, whole genome shotgun sequence genomic window:
- the LOC117228616 gene encoding uncharacterized protein LOC117228616, which yields MQLTSCCGCYTVKTGTIITGVLSIACSILSLYLIFTMDVEWKTILFENLDQSIVKIIYALNLCMTILISTLLIVGAVKQNTFMMLPWVALGIILAVGLLISVIYTAIMFFVNHVTETGILWLVIGSAASATFSYLWLVVYSYFQQLKYNKLNSRIGPYGKPYTYRRT from the exons ATGCAGTTGACGTCGTGCTGCGGTTGTTACACGGTAAAAACTGGTACCATCATCACCGGAGTACTCAGCATA GCCTGCTCGATCCTCTCGCTGTACTTGATCTTCACTATGGACGTGGAATGGAAGACGATACTGTTCGAAAATCTGGACCAGAGCATCGTCAAGATCATCTACGCGTTGAATCTGTGCATGACGATCCTGATCTCGACGTTACTCATCGTCGGCGCAGTCAAA CAAAATACGTTCATGATGCTGCCGTGGGTCGCCCTGGGTATCATCCTTGCGGTCGGGCTTCTAATCAGCGTGATCTACACCGCGATCATGTTCTTCGTCAATCATGTTACCGAAACCGGCATTCTGTGGCTTGTCATCGGCAGCGCTGCTTCCG CGACCTTCTCGTATCTGTGGCTGGTGGTCTACAGCTACTTCCAGCAGCTGAAGTACAACAAGCTGAACAGCAGGATCGGTCCCTACGGCAAGCCGTACACTTACCGGCGGACTTGA